The following are from one region of the Streptococcus sp. 1643 genome:
- a CDS encoding DNA/RNA non-specific endonuclease gives MKKLLSFSIALLSITTLVACSGHKAESKVPEEKIEQKQIKFDEKLFKEAGLLPFKNEKQLELGELDSKSRATGAHIQLKDSDEPTEKRESKLTYNPVGWHNYKFFYGDGKKEAWLMSRGHLIGYQFSGLNDEKRNLVPMTNWLNVGTYYGTDNTNQESMLYYENRLDSWLANHPNYYLDYKVTPIYQKDELIPRQIELQYVGIDENSKLLEIKLGGSKEKVDQHSVTHVVLDNVSANAEINYLDGTAKNTVENKEEKAKKEAEEKAKKEAEEKAKKEAEEKEAAEKKAKEEEQEKARKAAQEQEESQESNSQSTNSGGYFRDKNGRWHRPNGKFASKKEIREAGLQW, from the coding sequence ATGAAAAAGTTACTATCCTTCTCAATTGCCTTGCTTTCAATCACAACACTAGTTGCTTGTTCTGGACATAAGGCGGAATCAAAGGTCCCAGAAGAAAAAATTGAACAGAAGCAAATCAAGTTTGATGAGAAGTTGTTTAAAGAAGCTGGACTCTTGCCTTTTAAAAATGAGAAACAACTAGAACTTGGGGAATTGGATTCTAAATCACGCGCAACGGGTGCTCATATTCAACTTAAGGACAGCGATGAGCCAACTGAGAAGAGAGAGTCCAAGTTGACTTATAATCCAGTTGGATGGCACAACTATAAATTCTTTTATGGGGATGGTAAAAAAGAAGCTTGGTTGATGAGTCGAGGCCATCTTATCGGGTACCAGTTTAGCGGATTGAATGATGAAAAGAGGAATCTGGTTCCAATGACTAACTGGCTAAATGTTGGAACTTATTATGGTACAGATAATACTAATCAAGAAAGTATGCTTTACTATGAGAATCGCTTGGACTCTTGGTTGGCCAATCACCCCAACTACTATCTTGACTACAAGGTGACCCCAATCTATCAGAAAGATGAATTGATTCCGAGACAAATTGAATTGCAGTATGTGGGAATCGATGAAAACAGCAAACTCTTGGAAATCAAACTAGGTGGTAGTAAAGAAAAGGTTGATCAGCATTCAGTGACGCATGTCGTTTTAGACAATGTTTCAGCTAATGCGGAAATCAATTACTTGGACGGTACGGCTAAAAATACAGTTGAAAACAAAGAAGAAAAAGCTAAAAAAGAAGCTGAAGAAAAGGCTAAGAAGGAAGCTGAGGAAAAAGCCAAGAAAGAGGCTGAAGAAAAAGAAGCAGCTGAAAAGAAAGCAAAAGAAGAAGAACAGGAAAAAGCTCGCAAAGCCGCACAAGAACAGGAAGAAAGCCAGGAATCAAACTCGCAATCAACAAATTCAGGTGGCTACTTTAGAGA